A stretch of the Methylacidiphilum caldifontis genome encodes the following:
- a CDS encoding HAD family hydrolase, with product MKKTKYIFLWDIDGTLIQTGGSGVIAIFRTIKELYNLELSPDEIDYRGRTDLMIAMQVLKRCAVPFSSKNLSLYRNHYFRILQEEMTKNHKGTLCPGILDILKTLDQIPTVKMGLLTGNFKKAAQIKLSYYRLWTYFSFGIFGDLHESRNYLAQLAADLVKGITGSVIENKNIWVIGDTPHDVLCAKSAGFSSIAVSTGGYSQEQLKQFYPDYLFANFSSLSDFLSIFPFIEPSDKASAYLCEKS from the coding sequence ATGAAGAAAACAAAATATATCTTTCTATGGGATATTGATGGGACCCTTATACAGACCGGTGGCTCTGGGGTAATAGCCATTTTTCGCACCATCAAGGAACTCTATAATCTAGAATTATCCCCAGACGAAATAGATTATAGGGGTAGAACTGACCTCATGATCGCAATGCAAGTTTTAAAAAGATGTGCTGTTCCTTTCAGCTCGAAAAACCTTTCTCTTTATAGGAATCATTATTTTAGAATTCTTCAAGAAGAGATGACCAAAAATCATAAAGGAACCCTTTGCCCAGGAATATTAGACATACTGAAAACTTTGGACCAGATCCCTACGGTTAAAATGGGTCTTCTCACAGGAAACTTTAAAAAGGCTGCCCAGATTAAACTCTCCTATTACAGGCTTTGGACTTATTTTTCTTTTGGTATTTTTGGTGACCTGCATGAATCACGCAATTATCTGGCCCAGTTAGCCGCGGATCTGGTTAAGGGAATAACCGGATCGGTCATCGAAAATAAAAATATCTGGGTAATCGGCGACACTCCCCATGACGTATTATGTGCCAAGTCGGCTGGTTTTTCTTCGATCGCCGTTTCAACAGGTGGATATAGCCAGGAACAACTCAAACAATTCTATCCTGATTATCTTTTTGCGAATTTTTCCAGCCTGTCCGATTTCTTGTCCATTTTCCCTTTCATCGAGCCATCCGATAAAGCAAGCGCTTACCTTTGTGAAAAGAGCTAA